In Bacteroidales bacterium, the genomic stretch CAAATGCGTACTTTCAAGTTGTTGTCCTGATATCTTTCCAATTACATGAAGCTTATGTTCAGGAGAAGCTGTTCCGATACCAACATTCCCGTTAGTTTTGATTGTCATTGCATGTGTCCAGTATCCTACTACAAAACGTAAATCGTGGTTAGATTCGGTTCCAATTGAGCCAACACCTTCTGGGGTATGAGAAAATATACCAGTTTTGACATCATCTGTTCTGACTAAAAATTTTGCACTAGAGGAGCCGAAAAGATCTAATACCCTCCCCCAATTTTGCTCATTACTTATTTCCGTTGTACCTATTCCTACATTACCATTCGTTTTTATAGTCATAGCATATCGTGCATATCCGGCCATAAATCTTAAGTCGTGTTCGGATTCTGTTCCCATCAGACCAAACAGATCCCCTTCATGAGCATAAACTCCAGTTTTCACAGTATTACTTCTAATAAGTAATTTTGAATGATTCAGATTGAACACATCCAATACTTTTCCCCATCCTTGCTCATTACTTATATTACTGGTTCCTATCCCGATATTACCATTATTATAATAAATATTACTCCCACTCGTCTGCCATTGTCCAAAAACCGAAATCACCGAAATCACCAAAACCAATTGTACTAAAATTACTTTTCTCATGAGATTTAAATTAATGTTTGCTAAAAGAAACAAAAATATACTTTTATTTGAGTCAACAAAATTTTCCGGATTAATATGTAAAGAAGACTTTATCTTTATTGATATATCCGTAAGGTGTTTGTAACACAGTTGATGTCTTACTTTCCATCGGTTGATCCATTTCTGGAAAAAATTTATTCCCTGTTACCTATTAAAGTAAACAATTCATAATAAAATAGATAAAAACATACACGTATTACAGCATAGTGGATAAATATCCAGCATGTTTCTTTTTTCACCGGTCTTTTTTAATTTTACATTTTCTTGATTGCATAGTCATTTTTGGCATCATAAAATATCCTGAACAACAAAAACCGAAACCATTAATATTTGTATATGGAAAGAATATTTAAAACAATCAACTTGCTCATCATTCTCTTGTTTTTTTGCCATGCAGCTTCTGCTCAACAGGAAATATTCCTGTATGGGACAAAGGATACTTCCGGCCCGAGTATTACCGTCTGGCTTCCGGAAGGCACATCCGAAGTAAAGAAAGCGGTGATCGTCTGCCCGGGAGGAGGATACGGAACGCTGGTCATCGACCGGGAAGGCCATACCATTGCAAAGGAATTCAACAAGCTGGGAATAGCTGCTTTTGTGCTGAAATACCGGCTTCCCGACAGGACAAAAAATACGGACCAGTCGCTATACCCATTACAGGATGTCCAAACAGCCATAAAGATGGTAAGACAACGGGCAAAAGAATGGAAAATCGATCCGGGAAAGATCGGGATCATGGGATTTTCGGCAGGAGGACATCTCGCATCGACGGCGGGAACCCATTATCACGAACCGGCAATCGAAGCTGATGGCATCAGCCTGCGTCCCGA encodes the following:
- a CDS encoding alpha/beta hydrolase, with amino-acid sequence MERIFKTINLLIILLFFCHAASAQQEIFLYGTKDTSGPSITVWLPEGTSEVKKAVIVCPGGGYGTLVIDREGHTIAKEFNKLGIAAFVLKYRLPDRTKNTDQSLYPLQDVQTAIKMVRQRAKEWKIDPGKIGIMGFSAGGHLASTAGTHYHEPAIEADGISLRPDFMILVYPVISFMDAFGHTGSRKNLIGESASREKVLMFSNDLHVDNTTPPTFLTHGTNDAVVKVANSLAFYQALIQNNVSAELHIYADGHHGYPQSPPFEEWFGRCTYWLKKL